ATCCGCGGCAGCAGGACGAAATATTTCACGTCCAGCAGCCGCGCGGTCGCATCCGCGCGTTCCAGCCCGTATCCCAGGTTCATGAAATGCCAGCCGTCATTGCGCAGCTGCGTCGCGTTGATCGCGCCGCGCACGGTCGAGGTATGGCCGGTGGTGAAATCCACCAGCGAGGCCGTGTCCACCGCCGCGCGGGGCTTGCGTTCGAGGTGGCGCAGCTCCTGATAGGCCACGTTCAGCGCGTCCCAGACCTGGCTGGTCAGGGCGGTGCGAACGATGCGCCCCGATTCCCGCGCCTTTTCCAGGCAGCCCACCACGGATGACGGGTTGTCGCGGTCGAAGAAGATGAACTCCTCGACCTTCTCCTGGGTGATCTCGCCGTATTTCCGCGCAAACAGGTCCGAGGTCCCGGAGGCCTGCAGCAGCGAATTCCATTCGTTCTGATAGCCGGTTTCGGTATTGGGCATCAGCGTGATGCGCTGGCCCACATCCAGCAGGCGCGCGGCGGTTTCGGCGCGTTCCAGATGGCGGCCCATCCAGAACAGGTTCGAGGCGGTGCGGCTGAGCATCGTGTTTCTCCCCCTCATTCCGACAGGACCCAGGTGTCCTTGACACCTCCGCCCTGTGACGAATTGACGACCAGCGAGCCCTCGCGCAGCGCCACGCGGGTCAGGCCCCCCGGCACCAGCTCGATCCGGTCGCCGCAGAGGCAATAGGGCCGCAGGTCCACATGGCGCGGCGCGATGCCCTCGTCCACGAAGGTGGGGCAGGTGGACAGCGACAGCGTGGGCTGGGCGATGTAGTTCGACGGATTGGCCTGGATCTTGGCGCGGAAGGCCTCGATCTCCTCCTTGGTGGATTTGGGGCCGACCAGCATGCCGTAGCCGCCCGAGCCATGGACCTCCTTGACGACCAGATCGCCCAGGTTCTCCATGACATAGCGGTAATCGTCATCCTTCCACAGGGTCCAGGTCTGGACGTTGTTCAGGATGGGTTCCTCGCCCAGATAGAAGCGCACCATTTCCGGCACGAAGGTATAGATGGCCTTGTCATCTGCCACGCCCGCGCCCGGCGCCGAACAGATCGAGACCCCGCCCGAGCGATAGACATCCATCAGTCCCGGAATCCCCAGCATGGAATCGGGCCGGAAACACAGCGGGTCCAGATAGGGGTCGTCGATCCGGCGATAGATCACGTCCACGCGCTTGGGGCCCGTCGTGGTCCGCATATAGCAGAATTCGCCGTCCACGAAGAGGTCTTGGCCCTCGACCAGCTCGACCCCCATCAGGTTGGCCAGAAAGCTGTGTTCGTAATAGGCGCTGTTGAAATGGCCCGGTGTCAGGATCACGCAGGTCGGACGCTCGCTGCATTTCGCGGGGGCCACGGATTCCAGCGTGCGGCGCAGCAGCTCGGGATATTGGTCCACCGGCTCGATCTTGTTGCCGCGGAACAGCTGCGGGAACATGCGCATCATGATCTCGCGGTTCTCCAGCATGTAGCTGACACCCGACGGCGTGCGGCAATTGTCCTCCAGCACGTAGAACTCGTCCTTGGCGGTGCGCACCAGGTCGATGCCGATGATATGGGAATAGACCCCGCGTGGCGGCACGACACCGACCACGGCCTTTTCATAGGCCTCGTTCTGATAGACCAGGCGCGCGGGAATGCGGCCCGCGCGGATGATCTCGCCCCGGCCATAGACGTCGCGCAGAAAGGCGTTCAGCGCCCGGGCGCGCTGCTTGATGCCGCGTTCCAGGCGCCGCCACTCCGCCTGTTCAAAGACGCGGGGCATCATGTCGAAGGGGATCAGCCGGTCCGGGTCGCCACCCTCGCCATAGACGGCGAAGGTGATGCCGATGCGGCGGAACAGCGCCTCGGCCTCGGCCTGCTTCATCTGGCGGAAATCGTCGGGCATGGTCTCGACCCAGTCCCGCAGCCGGGCATAGGGGTCGCGAACCTTGTCGCCTTCGAACATCTCGTTGTAATAACTCATCATCCCCCCGTCGCTTGCCATATTCTTGTTTTGGACCTGCTGGCCCGATGATCCGTGCCGGATCGGTGCAAGTCCACAGGGAAACCACGGATTTTGCCCGTTAGTTCCGCAATGGCCCCCGCAGGGCCCCGCCGGGCTGATGCGCGGCCGGGCAGGATGCCCGGGGGATGGGCAGTCAGACCAGCTCGACGGCGATGGCGGTGCCCTCGCCGCCGCCGATGCAGATGGCGGCGACCCCGCGCTGCAGGCCGCGCGCCTGCAGCGCGTGGATCAGCGTGACGATGATCCGCGCCCCCGACGCGCCGATCGGATGGCCAAGCGCGCAGGCCCCGCCATTCACGTTGACGCGGTCATGGGGCACGCCCATCCGCGCCATGAAGGCCATGGGCACGACGGCGAAGGCCTCGTTCACCTCCCAAAGATCGACGCTGTCCTTGGACCAGCCGATGCGGTCCAAGAGGGCCTGGGCGGCGGGGACGGGGGCGGTCGGGAACTGGCCCGGGGCCTGGGCATGGGTGGCATGGCCCAGGATGCGCGCGATGGCGCCATCCGCGCCCGCGCCCAGCACCAAGGCCGCCGCCCCGTCCGAGATGGACGAGCTGTTGGCCGCCGTCACCGTGCCGTCATGGCGGAAGGCGGGCTTCAGATGCGGGATCTTGTCGGGCCGCGCCAGGCCCGGCTGTTCGTCCGTGTCGACCAGCGTGACCGCGCCGCGCCCGGGGACCGAAACGGGCGCGATCTCGACCCCGAAGGCGCCCGAGGCGATGGCCGCCTGCGCGCGCGTCAGGCTTTCGCGGGCGTAATCGTCCTGGGCCTGGCGGCTGAAGCCGAATTCGTCGGCGCAATCCTCGGCAAAGCTGCCCATCAGGCGGCCGGGGTCATAGGCGTCCTCCAGCCCGTCGAGGAACATGTGGTCGATGACCTGGCCATGGCCCAGCCTGGCCCCGGCCCGCATCCGGGGCAGCAGATAGGGGGCGTTCGACATGCTCTCCATCCCGCCGGCCACGACGACCCCGGCGCTGCCCGCGGCGATGGCGTCCGATGCCATCATCGCGGCCTGCATGCCCGATCCGCACATCTTGTTCAGCGTGGTCGCGGGCACCCCCTGGTCCAGACCCGCGGCAAAGCCCGCCTGCCGCGCGGGCGCCTGGCCCAGCCCCGCGGGCAGCACGCAGCCCATCAGCACGGCCTGGGGATCCGCGCCCCCCGCGCGCGCCAAGGCCGCCCCGATCGCCACGCCCCCCAGGGCGGGCGCGGCCATCCCCGACAGCGCCCCCAGCAGTCCGCCCATCGGCGTGCGCGCGGCGCCCAGCACATAGACCTGTCGATTTGTCATGATTTTCCCCATCCTCCGACATCCCGCTTACCGGATCGTAACCTTTGCCGTCTAGTCACTGTGGCAGGAACGCAGGAAAGGCCCGATCATGCAGTTCATCGTCGAGGAATGCGAATCGCATCTGAACATCAAGGTCACCGAACCGCGCATCGACGCGGCCATCGCCACCGTGTTCAAGGACAAGCTGCGCGAGATCGTGGTCCGCAACCGCAAGCCCGTCCATCTGGACATGGCCAAGGTCGACTTCATGGACAGCTCGGGCCTGGGCGCGATGATCGCCGTGCGCAAGAGCCTGCCCGAGAACCTGGCGCTGGTGCTCTGCGCGCTGACGCCCAATGTCGAACGGGTGTTCCGCCTGACCCGGATGGACAGCGTCTTCGACATCCAGCCCCCCGACCGCTCAGAAGGAGCTTCGTGAATGACCCCGACAGAAAGGCCCGAGCCAGGGATCGGCAACCGCGCCCAGACCCTGACGCAACCGATGTTCCACCGGGTGCTGGACGCCCGCCCCGAAACCGTGCGCGACACCCTGCAGGACGTGCGGGCCCGCTTCCGCGCCGAGGTCAGCGACGACACCCTGGGCCGGCTGGAACTGGTCCTGGCCGAGGTGATGAACAACGTCGCCGAACATGCCCCCCTGTCCGAGGGGCGGGGCGCGCGCCTGCCGGTGATCCACCTGTGCATCGTGCGCTATGCCTCGGGGCTGGCCTGCGCGCTGACGGATGACGGCGTGTCGCTGCCCGACGAATGTCTGCTGCCGCGCAGCCTGCCGCCGATGATCCCCGAGGACCTGCCCGAGGGCGGCTTCGGCTGGTTCCTGATCCAGGACCTGACCCAGTCCCTGTGCTATTACCGCGAGGAAAGCCGCAACTACCTGGCCTTCAGCGTGCCCTTCGGCCAGTCCGAGACCGCGCCGAACTGACCCGGGTCAGTTGACCGGGCCGGCCAGGAAGTAACGCCCGTCCTCGAAGGCGCCGAAGACATCGGCCAGCTCGGGATGGTCGACCGGCTCGCCCGACACGTCCAGCTCCAGGTTCTGTTCCGAGACATAGGCGACGTAATAGGTCGCCTCGGTCTCGGCAAAGAGGTGATAGAAGGGCTGGTCCTTGGCCGGACGCGCATCCTCGGGGATGGATTCGTACCATTCCTCGGTATTGGCGAATTCGGGATCCACGTCGAAGATCACGCCGCGAAAGGGGCGGTTGCGGTGGCGCACGACCTGGCCCAGGCTGTATTTCGCATGGCGGCTGTGGCTCAGCATCCTGGGGTGTTCCATTCGGGCCTATCCGGGCTTGGTCAGAAAATCAGCAGGCTGTTTAGCGCTTCGCGGCGATTCTGTCCACCTCGGGCCCGATGGGGGTGACGGGCATCGGTTCGCGCCCCCGATCGGTCAGCAGATGGATGCCGTCTGGCTCGATCACCACGGCGGCCAAGGGGCGGCCATAGGCGGCGCCGCCATCTAGGTTCAGCCGGTTTGCATGGCGCAGGGGCCGGTCCATCGCGGTATGGCCATGCACGACCAGCGGCCCGAAATCCGCCTGCGATTCCAGGAACCCCTTGCGGATCCAGACCAGGTCCTGTTCGGCCTGATCCTGCAGTGGGACGCCCGGCCGGATGCCCGCATGCACCACCAAGGCCCGCGGATGCAGATACCACAGCGGCAGCGTCGCCAGGTAATCCGCGTGATCGGGGGGCACGGCCCTTCGCGCCTCGCGCAGCAGGGCGTCGCGCGGCTGGTCGGGGTCGACGCCATAGGATCGCAGCGTCGCATCCGCGCCTAGGCCTGGATGGTCGATCCAGTGCTGCGCCGATGACAGGCCGGGATCGACCCAGTCCGGGTCGCGCAGAAATGCCGGCAGAAAGCGGTCGTGATTGCCCCGCACGACGATCCAAGGCCGCCCCTCGCGCTGGCCGCGCATCAGGTGCTCCACAACCCCGCGCGAATCGGGGCCGCGGTCGATCAGGTCGCCGACATGGGCGATGCGGGCATCGCGCCCGCCATCGCGCATGATCCGGTCATGCGCCGCCTTCAGCAGGTCCAGCTGGCCGTGAATGTCGCCGATCGCATAGAGCCGCATAGCAACCCTCCTTGCCGCACGCCCCATGGCTAGGGGCGCGCGGCGGAATGGTCAAACCTCGAATTGCAGCCGGCGGGCCTGCAGAAACTTGCCGGTGTTCTGCAGCGTGGCCAAGGCCTCGTCGCTGATCGCCTCGTCCAGATAGAGGATCGCGATGGCGTCCGACCCGTTCGCCGACCGGCCCAGGGTGAAGTTCGCGATGTTCACGCCCAGATCGCCCAAGGTCATGCCCAGGGCGCCGATCACCCCCGGCACGTCCTTGTTGCGGGTATAGAGCATATGCGTGCCCACCTCGGCATCGATATTGATGCCACGGATCTGGATGAAGCGCGGCTTGCCGTCGCTGAAGACGGTGCCGGCGATCGACCGCTCGCGCGTCTCGGTCACGCAGGTCAGCTTGATATAGCCCTCATAGACGCCGGCCTTGTCCTGCGTGGTGGTCGAGACCTGCACGCCGCGCTCCTTGGCCATGACCGGGGCCGAGACCATGTTCACATCCGGGTTCGAGGCCTGCATCACCCCCGCGATGACCGAGGCGTTCAGCGCGTTCAGGTTCATCTCGGACACGACGCCGTCATAGAGCACGTTGATCGCCTTGATCGGCTCATCCGTCATCTGCCCGACAAACGTCCCCAGATGCCCGGCCAGCTTGATCCAGGGGCCCATCACGGCGGCCTCCTCGGCGGTGACCGAGGGCATGTTCAGCGCGTTCTGCACCGCACCCGACAGCAGGTAGTCAGACATCTGCTCGGCCACCTGCAGGGCGACGTTCTCCTGCGCCTCGGTGGTGGCGGCGCCCAGATGGGGCGTCACGACGACGTTGGGCAGGTTGAACAGCGGGCTCTCGGTCGCGGGCTCGACGGCGAACACGTCGAAGGCCGCCCCCGCCACGCGCCCGTCCTTCAGCGCCTCGGCCAAGGCCTCCTCATCGACCAGGCCGCCGCGGGCGCAGTTGATGATGCGCACGCCCTTCTTCAGCTTGGCGATGGCCTCGCGCGACAGGATGTTGCGGGTCTTGTCGGTCAGCGGCACGTGGAAGGTGATGAAGTCCGCTCGCCCCAGCAGATCGTCCAGCTCGACCTTGGTGACGCCGATCTCGCGCGCCCGCTCCTCGGACAGGAAGGGGTCATAGGCCAGCACCTTCATGTGCAGACCCAAAGCGCGGTCGATCACGATCGAGCCGATATTGCCCGCCCCGATCACGCCCAGGGTCTTGTTGAAAAGCTCGACCCCCATGAAACGGTTCTTCTCCCACTTGCCGGCATGGGTCGACACGCTGGCCTCGGGCAGCTGGCGCGCGACCGCGAACATCATCGCGATGGCATGCTCGGCCGTGGTGACACTGTTGCCGAAGGGCGTGTTCATCACGATGACGCCCTTCTTGCTGGCGGCGGGGATGTCCACATTGTCGACCCCGATCCCCGCGCGACCGATCACCTTCAGGTTCGTCGCGCCTTCCAGCAGCTTGTCGGTGACCTTGGTGGCCGACCGGATGGCCAACCCGTCATACTGCCCGATCACCTCGGCCAGCTTTTCCTTGTCTTTGCCTAGATCGGGCAGGTAATCCACCTCGACGCCGCGATCGCGAAAGATCTGGACGGCGGTTTCGGACAGCTTGTCGGACACGAGAACCTTCGGCATGTCATTCATCCTTGTAAAATGCGTCCGGGCAGAGCCTCGCCGACGCCATGTTTCTTCGTTGCGGAAATACCCCGGGGGTCCGGGGGCTGGCCCCCGGTCCGCGCCGGTTATTGTGCGGCCAGCTCGGCCCGATAGGCCCATTCGACCCAAGGCATCAACGCCGCGACATCGGCCGTCTCGACCGTCGATCCGCACCAGATCCGCAGACCGGCCGGCGCGTCGCGATAGGCACCTGCATCCAGCGCCACGCCTTCCTTCTCCAGCCGCTTGGCCACGGCCTTGGCAAAGGCGGCGCCGTCCTTGATGGCGGGATCGGTGAACTTCAGGCAGACGCTGGTCGTGGAGCCCGTCGCCGGATCCTCGGCCAGATCCGCGATCCAGTCCTTGTCCGCAATGAAATCACGCACCGCCGCCGCATTGGCATCCGCCCGCGCGATCAGCGCAGACAGCCCGCCAAGCGATTGCGCCCATTTCAGCGCGACCAGGTAATCCTCGACCGCC
Above is a genomic segment from Paracoccus aestuarii containing:
- a CDS encoding alpha-E domain-containing protein produces the protein MLSRTASNLFWMGRHLERAETAARLLDVGQRITLMPNTETGYQNEWNSLLQASGTSDLFARKYGEITQEKVEEFIFFDRDNPSSVVGCLEKARESGRIVRTALTSQVWDALNVAYQELRHLERKPRAAVDTASLVDFTTGHTSTVRGAINATQLRNDGWHFMNLGYGLERADATARLLDVKYFVLLPRIEFVGSGLDTYQWQVILRALSAHRAYHWAYGGDITAGQVADFLILNGESPRALITSLYETVWHLEGLARRYGEAVPNAARDKARETLAALQDRNIEMIFDEGLHEFLSWFIGELSEISNLVHQDYLQGGA
- a CDS encoding circularly permuted type 2 ATP-grasp protein, with the translated sequence MMSYYNEMFEGDKVRDPYARLRDWVETMPDDFRQMKQAEAEALFRRIGITFAVYGEGGDPDRLIPFDMMPRVFEQAEWRRLERGIKQRARALNAFLRDVYGRGEIIRAGRIPARLVYQNEAYEKAVVGVVPPRGVYSHIIGIDLVRTAKDEFYVLEDNCRTPSGVSYMLENREIMMRMFPQLFRGNKIEPVDQYPELLRRTLESVAPAKCSERPTCVILTPGHFNSAYYEHSFLANLMGVELVEGQDLFVDGEFCYMRTTTGPKRVDVIYRRIDDPYLDPLCFRPDSMLGIPGLMDVYRSGGVSICSAPGAGVADDKAIYTFVPEMVRFYLGEEPILNNVQTWTLWKDDDYRYVMENLGDLVVKEVHGSGGYGMLVGPKSTKEEIEAFRAKIQANPSNYIAQPTLSLSTCPTFVDEGIAPRHVDLRPYCLCGDRIELVPGGLTRVALREGSLVVNSSQGGGVKDTWVLSE
- a CDS encoding acetyl-CoA C-acyltransferase, with the protein product MTNRQVYVLGAARTPMGGLLGALSGMAAPALGGVAIGAALARAGGADPQAVLMGCVLPAGLGQAPARQAGFAAGLDQGVPATTLNKMCGSGMQAAMMASDAIAAGSAGVVVAGGMESMSNAPYLLPRMRAGARLGHGQVIDHMFLDGLEDAYDPGRLMGSFAEDCADEFGFSRQAQDDYARESLTRAQAAIASGAFGVEIAPVSVPGRGAVTLVDTDEQPGLARPDKIPHLKPAFRHDGTVTAANSSSISDGAAALVLGAGADGAIARILGHATHAQAPGQFPTAPVPAAQALLDRIGWSKDSVDLWEVNEAFAVVPMAFMARMGVPHDRVNVNGGACALGHPIGASGARIIVTLIHALQARGLQRGVAAICIGGGEGTAIAVELV
- a CDS encoding STAS domain-containing protein, whose protein sequence is MQFIVEECESHLNIKVTEPRIDAAIATVFKDKLREIVVRNRKPVHLDMAKVDFMDSSGLGAMIAVRKSLPENLALVLCALTPNVERVFRLTRMDSVFDIQPPDRSEGAS
- a CDS encoding ATP-binding protein — encoded protein: MTPTERPEPGIGNRAQTLTQPMFHRVLDARPETVRDTLQDVRARFRAEVSDDTLGRLELVLAEVMNNVAEHAPLSEGRGARLPVIHLCIVRYASGLACALTDDGVSLPDECLLPRSLPPMIPEDLPEGGFGWFLIQDLTQSLCYYREESRNYLAFSVPFGQSETAPN
- the hspQ gene encoding heat shock protein HspQ, yielding MEHPRMLSHSRHAKYSLGQVVRHRNRPFRGVIFDVDPEFANTEEWYESIPEDARPAKDQPFYHLFAETEATYYVAYVSEQNLELDVSGEPVDHPELADVFGAFEDGRYFLAGPVN
- a CDS encoding metallophosphoesterase → MRLYAIGDIHGQLDLLKAAHDRIMRDGGRDARIAHVGDLIDRGPDSRGVVEHLMRGQREGRPWIVVRGNHDRFLPAFLRDPDWVDPGLSSAQHWIDHPGLGADATLRSYGVDPDQPRDALLREARRAVPPDHADYLATLPLWYLHPRALVVHAGIRPGVPLQDQAEQDLVWIRKGFLESQADFGPLVVHGHTAMDRPLRHANRLNLDGGAAYGRPLAAVVIEPDGIHLLTDRGREPMPVTPIGPEVDRIAAKR
- the serA gene encoding phosphoglycerate dehydrogenase, producing MPKVLVSDKLSETAVQIFRDRGVEVDYLPDLGKDKEKLAEVIGQYDGLAIRSATKVTDKLLEGATNLKVIGRAGIGVDNVDIPAASKKGVIVMNTPFGNSVTTAEHAIAMMFAVARQLPEASVSTHAGKWEKNRFMGVELFNKTLGVIGAGNIGSIVIDRALGLHMKVLAYDPFLSEERAREIGVTKVELDDLLGRADFITFHVPLTDKTRNILSREAIAKLKKGVRIINCARGGLVDEEALAEALKDGRVAGAAFDVFAVEPATESPLFNLPNVVVTPHLGAATTEAQENVALQVAEQMSDYLLSGAVQNALNMPSVTAEEAAVMGPWIKLAGHLGTFVGQMTDEPIKAINVLYDGVVSEMNLNALNASVIAGVMQASNPDVNMVSAPVMAKERGVQVSTTTQDKAGVYEGYIKLTCVTETRERSIAGTVFSDGKPRFIQIRGINIDAEVGTHMLYTRNKDVPGVIGALGMTLGDLGVNIANFTLGRSANGSDAIAILYLDEAISDEALATLQNTGKFLQARRLQFEV